One stretch of Miscanthus floridulus cultivar M001 chromosome 18, ASM1932011v1, whole genome shotgun sequence DNA includes these proteins:
- the LOC136521064 gene encoding cation transporter HKT2;4-like codes for MPIRLHVLASAARHAVSSSVLVFRLIAFHLTPLLLHLSYFLAVDLLGSLALVLLRPSSPGSYRLRYVDVFFMSTSAVTVTGLATVQMEDLSSAQLVVLTLLMLLGSEMFVSLLDLVLESSRKRRQQQRDHQHHDGRVMTAAVAVCDEPDLEEANGPAAAPSADSSGDGGDRKESCGVVRSLALVVSAYMAAILVVGSVLVFAYVATVPTARDVLARKGISAALFSVSTTVSSFTNGGLLPTNESMAVFAANRGLLLLLAAQILAGSTLLPVFLRLAVSATRGLARVLLLFTGRGGPVEELVPMDMENSAAAAGFGHLLPSDTRAASLAVTVVAVAAAAAALLCCLNWNSPVFAGLTAGEKVTNAVFMAVNVRQAGENSVDCSLVAPAVLVLFLAMMCIPASATLLSVHDDGGEKKMSGAGEPERKDGEKKRRLSLNSMLLSPLACNAAAVMLACITERRSISGDPLNFSTFNVIFEVISAYGNVGLSTGYSCSRLLPAAEATATCHDKPYSFSGWWSDQGKLLLVLLMLYGRLKGFQGQRRRR; via the exons ATGCCTATTCGGCTCCATGTCTTGGCCAGCGCCGCGAGACACGCCGTCAGTTCATCGGTGCTCGTCTTCCGGCTCATCGCCTTCCACCTCACCCCGCTGCTGCTCCACCTGTCCTACTTCCTCGCCGTCGACCTGCTCGGCTCCCTCGCCTTGGTGCTGCTTAGGCCAAGCAGCCCCGGATCGTACCGTCTGCGCTACGTCGACGTGTTCTTCATGTCGACGTCCGCGGTCACCGTCACCGGACTAGCCACCGTCCAGATGGAGGACCTCTCGAGCGCCCAGCTCGTCGTCCTCACCCTCCTCATGCTCCTCGGCAGCGAGATGTTCGTCTCCTTGCTCGACCTCGTCCTCGAGTCGTCGCGCAAGCGACGACAGCAGCAGCGCGACCATCAACATCACGACGGCAGGGTCATGACGGCCGCCGTCGCCGTCTGCGACGAGCCGGATCTCGAGGAGGCGAATGGTCCGGCAGCAGCTCCGTCTGCGGATTCGTCCGGCGATGGTGGTGATCGCAAGGAGAGCTGCGGCGTCGTCAGAAGCTTAGCGCTCGTGGTCTCGGCCTACATGGCCGCGATCCTCGTCGTCGGCTCTGTGCTGGTGTTCGCGTATGTCGCCACCGTACCGACCGCGCGCGACGTGCTGGCGAGGAAGGGAATCAGCGCCGCGCTCTTCTCGGTGTCCACCACCGTCTCGTCCTTCACCAACGGCGGCCTGCTCCCGACGAACGAGAGCATGGCGGTGTTCGCCGCGAACCGTGGCCTGCTCCTGCTGCTGGCGGCACAGATCCTCGCCGGCAGCACGCTGCTCCCGGTGTTCCTCAGGCTGGCGGTCAGCGCCACGAGAGGGCTAGCGAGGGTGTTGCTCTTGTTCACCGGGCGAGGAGGACCCGTCGAGGAGCTCGTACCCATGGACATGGAGAAcagcgccgcggcggcgggcTTCGGCCACCTGCTGCCGAGCGACACGCGGGCGGCGTCCCTCGCCGTCACGGTGGTCGCcgtcgcggccgccgccgcggcgctccTCTGCTGCCTGAACTGGAATTCCCCGGTGTTCGCGGGGCTCACCGCCGGCGAGAAGGTCACCAACGCGGTGTTCATGGCCGTGAACGTGCGGCAGGCCGGGGAGAACTCCGTCGACTGCTCCCTCGTCGCGCCGGCGGTGCTGGTGCTGTTCCTCGCCATGAT GTGCATCCCCGCGTCGGCGACATTGTTGTCGGtgcacgacgacggcggcgaAAAGAAAATGAGCGGCGCCGGAGAGCCGGAACGCAAGGATGGAGAGAAGAAGAGGAGACTGTCGCTGAACAGCATGCTGCTGTCACCGCTGGCCTGCAACGCCGCAGCGGTAATGCTCGCCTGCATCACCGAGAGGCGATCGATCTCCGGCGACCCGCTCAACTTCTCCACGTTCAACGTGATCTTCGAGGTGATTAG TGCTTATGGGAACGTGGGTCTGTCCACTGGCTACAGCTGCTCGAGGCTGCTGCCGGCAGCGGAGGCGACCGCCACCTGCCATGACAAGCCGTACAGCTTCTCCGGGTGGTGGAGCGACCAGGGGAAGCTGCTCCTTGTTCTCCTCATGCTCTACGGGAGGCTCAAAGGCTTCCAAGGACAGCGACGCAGGAGGTGA
- the LOC136521150 gene encoding squamosa promoter-binding-like protein 18 produces the protein MKKQPFGPFLPATTVLTVKDTRTQLQLGHDAAVPPPPPIAATAAAATASPAAAPRWAPSRAECSVDLKLGVLGEFGAADGTKKPAAAAAPSVSPMKRPRSGPGAQCPSCAVDGCKADLSKCRDYHRRHKVCEAHSKTPIVVVAGREMRFCQQCSRAVPTKAW, from the exons ATGAA GAAACAGCCCTTTGGGCCATTTCTCCCCGCCACTACTGTCCTGACCGTGAAAGACACGCGCACACAGCTCCAGCTCGGGCACGAcgccgccgtgccgccgccgccgcccatcgccgccacagcagcagcagccacggcTTCCCCCGCGGCGGCCCCGCGCTGGGCGCCGAGCCGGGCGGAGTGCTCCGTCGACCTCAAGCTCGGCGTGCTCGGCGAGTTCGGGGCGGCGGACGGGACGAAGaagcctgcggcggcggcggcgccgtccgTGAGCCCGATGAAGCGCCCGCGCTCGGGTCCCGGGGCGCAGTGCCCGTCGTGCGCGGTGGACGGCTGCAAGGCCGACCTCAGCAAGTGCCGCGACTACCACCGCCGCCACAAGGTCTGCGAGGCGCACTCCAAGACgcccatcgtcgtcgtcgccggccgCGAGATGCGCTTCTGCCAGCAGTGCAGCAG AGCAGTGCCAACCAAAGCATGGTGA
- the LOC136519733 gene encoding protein MIZU-KUSSEI 1-like, translated as MTKNKSGASNYLCMAPIFSSCVSSGKQQPSSDAARSHLSFSFPERRQQQLQPAAATEEQSNSESIIDPAASVIARKEKQKDGGKHCTVIVGTIFGRRAGRVTFCVQRDAAVPPPFLFELSVSMQSLATEMGSGLLRIALECHRTGTGGTGGSESSRNVWKASCNGRDVGHAVRRQPTEWDRLVLESMRTMTTGVGALPPAVALEGPNGEGNTQQDGAGSGAGEVLYMRATYERVVGSRDAVSYHLINPGGGSPPQELSIFLLRTRGG; from the coding sequence ATGACGAAGAACAAGTCAGGTGCATCCAACTACCTGTGCATGGCACCGATCTTTAGCTCCTGCGTCTCCTCCGGCAAGCAGCAGCCGTCAAGCGACGCCGCCAGGAGCCACCTGAGCTTCTCCTTCCCGGAGCGCcggcagcagcagctgcagccggcggcggcgacggaggaGCAGAGCAACTCGGAGAGCATCATCGACCCTGCTGCCTCGGTCATCGCCAGGAAGGAGAAGCAGAAGGACGGCGGCAAGCACTGCACCGTCATCGTGGGCACCATCTTCGGCCGCCGCGCCGGCCGCGTCACCTTCTGCGTGCAGCGTGACGCCGCGGTGCCGCCGCCGTTCCTCTTCGAGCTCTCCGTGTCCATGCAGTCCCTCGCTACCGAGATGGGCTCCGGCCTCCTCCGCATCGCGCTCGAGTGCCACCGCACTGGCACCGGTGGCACCGGCGGCAGCGAGAGCAGCCGGAACGTGTGGAAGGCGTCCTGCAACGGGCGCGACGTGGGGCACGCCGTGCGGCGGCAGCCGACGGAGTGGGACCGCCTCGTGCTGGAGAGCATGCGCACCATGACGACCGGCGTCGGCGCGCTCCCGCCCGCGGTGGCGCTGGAAGGGCCCAACGGTGAGGGAAACACGCAGCAGGACGGCGCCGGCAGCGGCGCCGGGGAGGTGCTGTACATGCGAGCGACGTACGAGAGGGTCGTGGGCTCCAGGGACGCCGTGTCGTACCACCTCATTAACCCCGGCGGCGGCAGCCCACCGCAGGAGCTTAGCATCTTCTTGCTGAGGACCAGGGGTGGCTGA